One Ricinus communis isolate WT05 ecotype wild-type chromosome 2, ASM1957865v1, whole genome shotgun sequence DNA segment encodes these proteins:
- the LOC8277157 gene encoding histidine--tRNA ligase, cytoplasmic, with amino-acid sequence MAGERGESTVITLGGKGSSLTSTSLYSIATGKSQPRIDSSAFDRLQLADQNPQSSLTPCKKTFLIDKFTPLEIRASLTYLLNKLLVTANSAGIRTFIPNLISEALNSKSETSFSLDNPIDVTKEEGALIEKSSAYVYGICAILDHEATCLASVVDAVAALSCEACKADVAAFGTLDSGDGYVDKDGAWVAGDMKVLLNGSMLVGKVQNEVFSKIPKINGRLREAVKLVHSVTRVALNSRDEVYEDDAIPAVLAFAAAVLKLGKSSLCRAKMNLDVIGNESLRKGLISMFEIKCANEDVLMNAYRLVLNSSFEEDNGKFVHEVNGLLGIVWKVVAWEGIAAFVVLEGGELMSGIRVEAVEINGKDDKAVKKGEKKKKKKTVLGKGTSVIVQLIKDRLQGKGGDSSDSLQVLEKWAGDLLLYFDPKEPEFDEMVQKVKEIVESNESRRLPKLPKGTRDFAKEQMAIRERAFSIITEVFKRHGATALDTPAFELRETLMGKYGEDSKLIYDLADQGGELCSLRYDLTVPFARYVAMNGITSFKRYQIAKVYRRDNPSKGRYREFYQCDFDIAGQYEEMGPDFEIVKILTELLDELNIGEYKVKLNHRKLLDGMLEICGVPPEKFRTICSSVDKLDKQSFSQVKKEMVEEKGLSVETADKIGTFVKESGHPKELLSKLKQEGSEFLGNASSRRALDELEILFDALEKSKCIDKVVFDLSLARGLDYYTGVIFEAVFKGKTQVGSIAAGGRYDNLIGMFGTKQVPAVGVSLGIERVFTIMEEDQNQTSRPTETQVLLSILGDKSKLPLAAELAGELWNAKLKAEYTVSTRFSKHIDRAKESKIPIMVLVGDKELEKGIVKIKNLETTVEKEVPRSNFVEELKLELMKLSSV; translated from the exons ATGGCGGGCGAGAGAGGCGAATCAACGGTAATAACCCTAGGAGGCAAAGGCTCCTCTCTTACCTCCACTTCTCTCTACTCTATCGCCACTGGTAAATCACAACCACGCATTGATTCATCAGCATTCGATAGACTACAGCTCGCCGATCAAAACCCTCAAAGCTCTCTCACACCATGCAAAAAAACCTTTCTTATTGACAAGTTTACCCCACTCGAAATTCGCGCCTCTCTCACTTACCTCCTTAACAAGCTCCTTGTCACCGCTAATTCTGCTGGCATTCGTACATTTATCcctaatttaatttcagaaGCCCTAAATTCAAAATCAGAGACATCATTTAGTCTTGATAATCCAATTGATGTTACTAAAGAAGAAGGtgctttaattgaaaaatcatCTGCTTATGTCTATGGAATTTGTGCTATTTTGGATCATGAAGCTACTTGTTTGGCTTCTGTTGTTGATGCTGTAGCTGCTTTGTCTTGTGAAGCATGTAAAGCTGATGTGGCAGCATTTGGGACTCTGGATAGCGGCGACGGATATGTTGATAAGGATGGTGCTTGGGTTGCTGGTGATATGAAGGTTTTGCTTAATGGGTCTATGTTAGTGGGTAAAGTACAAAATGAagtgttttctaaaattcctAAAATTAATGGCAGATTGAGAGAAGCTGTGAAATTAGTTCATTCTGTGACACGTGTCGCATTGAATTCTCGGGATGAAGTTTATGAGGATGATGCCATTCCAGCAGTCTTAGCATTTGCTGCGGCAGTTCTTAAATTGGGGAAGAGTAGCTTGTGCCGGGCGAAAATGAATTTGGATGTAATAGGGAATGAAAGTTTGAGAAAGGGATTAATTAGTATGTTCGAGATTAAATGTGCTAATGAGGATGTTTTAATGAATGCTTATAGATTGGTCTTGAATTCAAGTTTTGAGGAGGATAATGGGAAATTTGTGCATGAAGTGAATGGTTTGTTGGGCATTGTATGGAAGGTTGTTGCTTGGGAGGGGATAGCAGCATTTGTTGTGCTTGAAGGTGGGGAATTAATGAGTGGAATTAGGGTCGAAGCAGTTGAAATAAATGGAAAGGATGATAAGGCAGTAAAGAAGggtgaaaagaagaagaagaaaaagactGTTCTTGGAAAAGGGACTAGTGTGATTGTACAATTAATTAAGGATAGGTTGCAGGGGAAAGGAGGGGATTCTAGTGACAGTTTGCAGGTCTTGGAAAAATGGGCTGGGGATCTTTTGCTGTATTTTGATCCAAAAGAACCTGAGTTTGATGAAATGGTACAGAAAGTGAAAGAGATTGTGGAAAGTAATGAAAGTAGAAGACTTCCCAAACTTCCAAAG GGGACTCGTGATTTTGCCAAAGAACAAATGGCGATAAGAGAAAGAGCATTCTCAATAATAACAGAGGTTTTCAAGAGGCATGGCGCCACAGCCCTAGACACTCCTGCATTTGAATTGAGAGAGACTCTTATGGGGAAATATGGGGAggattcaaaattaatttatgatcTTGCAGACCAg GGTGGAGAGCTTTGTTCTCTGCGGTATGACTTGACTGTTCCATTTGCTAGATATGTGGCTATGAATGGTATCACATCCTTTAAAAGGTATCAGATAGCAAAAGTGTATAGAAGAGACAACCCATCTAAGGGAAGATACCGTGAATTTTATCAATGCGACTTTGACATTGCTGGTCAATATGAGGAAATGGGACCAGACTTCGAGATTGTTAAGATTTTGACAGAATTGCTTGATGAACTAAACATTGGAGAATATAAA GTTAAGCTAAATCATAGGAAGTTGTTGGATGGCATGTTAGAGATTTGTGGAGTGCCACCTGAAAAGTTCCGTACTATTTGTTCAAGTGTTGACAAACTAGACAAGCAATCATTTTCAcaagttaaaaaagaaatg GTTGAGGAGAAGGGATTAAGTGTTGAGACAGCAGACAAAATTGGCACTTTTGTCAAGGAAAGTGGACATCCTAAGGAATTATTATCCAAACTTAAACAGGAGGGCAGTGAGTTTTTGGGAAATGCTTCTTCTAGACGTGCATTGGATGAATTGGAGATTTTATTTGATGCTCTAGAAAAGTCAAAGTGCATTGACAAAGTGGTTTTTGATTTGAGTCTAGCTAGGGGGCTTGATTATTATACTGGAGTTATATTTGAAGCTGTCTTCAAAGGGAAAACACAG GTTGGTTCAATTGCTGCTGGTGGACGATACGACAACCTTATAGGAATGTTTGGTACAAAGCAGGTTCCAGCTGTTGGAGTCAGTCTTGGGATTGAGCGAGTATTTACGATAATGGAGGAGGACCAGAACCAG ACAAGTCGACCTACTGAAACCCAGGTTCTGCTGAGCATACTAGGGGACAAAAGTAAACTTCCTTTAGCTGCAGAGCTTGCTGGCGAGCTGTGGAATGCCAAGTTGAAAGCAGAATATACTGTCAGTACAAGGTTTAGTAAGCATATTGACCGTGCCAAAGAGTCGAAAATTCCGATTATGGTACTTGTGGGTGATAAGGAACTGGAGAAAGGGattgtaaaaataaagaacctTGAGACCACAGTTGAAAAAGAGGTCCCTAGAAGTAATTTTGTGGAGGAACTCAAGCTTGAGCTGATGAAACTCTCATCTGTTTGA
- the LOC8277156 gene encoding uncharacterized protein LOC8277156 yields the protein MEGEVSGEFQDWELLVNSDTDMVHSPNSVNNSRNLEEIEADSEGVLRLDYFSLENDSRYAKTAAVVDASDEGSVESDNPSWIDPGPETRYNQITNSGEFWSDSGSDRSDERKASDFDVKNELGVVDNVKMEGGFQGIGEIECKDDTEGKFESFEGSLSNLEGKNEMGFEESLKNEMGTGDFVDNLSMDKDLGESNVENSSKEDNLSVVAVVEKKSEGDEEKRKVVWWKVPFELLRYCVFRISPVWTFSMAAAVMGFVILGRRLYKMKRKTRSLPLKVTVDDKKVSQFMSRAARLNEAFSVVRRVPIVRPLLPAGGVNSWPVMTLR from the exons atggAAGGAGAGGTTTCAGGTGAATTTCAAGACTGGGAGCTTCTAGTAAACTCTGATACGGACATGGTTCATTCACCTAATTCTGTGAATAATTCAAGGAATTTGGAAGAAATTGAGGCTGATTCTGAAGGTGTTCTCAGGTTagattatttttctcttgaaAATGATAGTAGGTATGCTAAAACTGCTGCTGTTGTTGATGCTAGTGATGAGGGTTCTGTTGAGTCTGATAATCCCAGCTGGATTGATCCTGGCCCTGAGACAAGGTATAATCAGATCACAAATTCTGGTGAATTTTGGTCTGATTCGGGTAGCGACCGATCTGATGAGAGAAAAGCTAGTGACTTTGATGTGAAAAATGAATTGGGTGTTGTTGATAATGTGAAGATGGAAGGTGGGTTTCAGGGGATTGGAGAAATTGAATGTAAGGATGATACAGAAGGGAAATTTGAGTCTTTTGAGGGTAGTCTTAGTAATTTGGAAGGTAAAAATGAAATGGGATTTGAAGAGAGTTTGAAAAATGAAATGGGAACTGGAGATTTTGTAGACAATCTTAGTATGGATAAGGATTTGGGTGAATCCAATGTTGAAAATTCGTCCAAAGAAGATAATTTGAGCGTTGTTGCAGTTGTAGAAAAGAAATCAGAAGGTGATGAGGAGAAGAGGAAGGTAGTGTGGTGGAAGGTCCCTTTTGAGTTGTTGAGATACTGTGTTTTCAGAATTAGTCCTGTTTGGACTTTCTCTATGGCTGCAGCTGTGATGGGATTTGTTATCTTGGGACGGAGATTGTACAAGATGAAGCGCAAGACAAGAAGCTTGCCACTCAAGGTTACTGTGGATGACAAG AAGGTGTCTCAGTTCATGAGCCGTGCTGCGCGTCTTAATGAAGCATTTTCAGTGGTGAGAAGAGTCCCCATTGTAAGGCCATTGTTGCCAGCAGGCGGGGTGAATTCATGGCCTGTGATGACTCTCAGATAA